The sequence CAGCGCCTGCGGGTTCCCCAGCTCGGGGAGGCCGTTCGCGACCGGCGCACCGGTCGCCGCGCTACGGCCGTTCACCCTGGGGAGGCCGGCGCCGCCCGGCAGGGCCTGCGTGTCCAGGAGCGAGACGGCCGCCGGTGCGCTGTCACCGCCGAGCGCGGTGCGCTGGGTCCGCCTCGCGGTCCCGCCCTGCGCCGGAAGGCCGCCGGCCAGGCCGGCCCCGCCGTTCAGGACGGGAACGCCGTCAAGGCCGCCGACCGCGGGCGGGTCGATCTTCGAACCGGGGCGCGGGCCGGTGCCGGCCGTCCGGGAGTAGGGCTCGTACCCGCCGTTGCCCGGCTCGTCGCACACGCCGGCGGCCCGGCCGACCACGGCGGCGGCGTTGCCGCACACTTCCGCGGGGACCTGGACCGGCGCGTTCGCCTGGTTCCCGGAGCCGGTGCCCTGGGCGCCGGAGGTCTTGGCGCCGGAGCCGTGCGAACCCTTGACCAGCGACTGGCCGTTGCACTTCGCCGCCGCATCGCCGACGACGGCCGCCGTGTTGCCGCAGACCTCGGCGGGGATGGAGATCGGGGCGTTGCCCTGGTTCCCGGAGAGGATCCCGCGCACCCCGGAGGTCTGCTGGTCGCCCCCGGAGCCGCTGCGCACGTGCGCGCCGCCCTCGCAGAGCGCGCCGGCCTCCCCGACGAGCGCCGCGGCGTTGCCGCAGGCCGTCACCGGGATGCTGATCGGGGCGTTGCCCTGGTTCCCCGAGAGGATCCCGCGCGCGCCGGACGTGGTCTGCCGCCCCGTCCGGTGGCCGCCGTTGCGCACGGAGGCGCCGCCCTCGCACGCCGCCACCGCGTTGCCGACCGCGTTGCCGCAGACGTCCACGGGCACGCTGATCGGCACATCGGCCTGGTTGCCGCTTCCGACGCCGCGGACGCCGGACGTCTTCTGCCTCGATCCGGTGTTCCCGCCGCTCTTGACCTTCGAGCCCCCTTCGCAGCCCGCGAGCGCCCCGCCGACGACGGCGACGGCGTTGCCGCACGCGTTGACGGGCGCGGAGATCGGGGCCTTGACCTGGTTGCCCGCGAGGACGCCGTCCGTCCCGTCCGTGGTCTGGCCGCCCTTGCCGCTGCCCTTGACCTTGGCGCCGCCCTCGCAGCCGGCCTTCGCCCCGCCGACGACGGCCACGGCGTTGCCGCAGGCGTTCACCGGCAGGGAGATGGGGGCGTTGACCTGGTTCCCGGACACGACGCCGCGCTTGCCGGACGTCCGCTGGCCGCCACCGCTGCCGCTGCCGCCCTGGTCGACCTTGGCGCCGCCGCGGGACTTCGCCTTGCTGCCGCCGACCAGCGAGACGCCGTTGCCGCTCACGTCGACGGGGGCGGAGATCGGCGCGTTCACCTGGTTGCCGCTCAGGACTCCGCCGTTGCCGGTCGTGACGTCGGCGAAGGCGTTGACGGGGATGGCACTGACGCCGAGGGCGACGAAGCCCGCGGTCAGCACGGCACGCGAGGTGCCCTTTGCCCACGTTCGCATGATGCTCCTAGGGGAGAGTTGGTGGAGAAGAGACACGTGTGTCTCGGGGGAAGGCCGCGCATGAGGGCACGGCGGGAGACCGGATCGGCGCGCCCGAGCCGCACGGGGCACGCGTCCGGAGACTGTGGTCAGGAACTAGTCGGGCGCGAAGGAGGGCTCGTCCGCGGCGGTGCGGACGGCCGGCGGCACCGCACCGAAGACATGGCGCAGTGATGCCCGACGAGGTGCGGGGACCCACGTCCCGGCCGCCGGGAACCCGGCGGCGACACCGGTCATGGCGAAGCCGACGGTCGCCGAATGCGTGCCCGGCTTCTCAGGCGCCGGCATCGGCGCAGGGTGGTGCTGGACGACGACATGGCGGGCCCCATGGCCGGCATTCGGTCGCGTCCGGGAAAGGCCGGAGACAGCGGGCGGCGGCCGGCGGTGCGTCTCAGGCGCGGCCGCGACCTCGGTCACGACCCGCCTGGGCTCCCGCTCGGCCACCGGCTCGACCCGAACATCCGGCCGAGGCGGCGACACGTTCCGCGTGACCTTCTCTTCACGCGGCTCCGGCGCCACCACGTGCACGAGCTCGACCGGGTCGGCGACGCCGGGCACCTCGCGCACCGGCCGGCGCTCGCGAACGGTCTGGACCGCGTCCCCCAGCAGGGGCGTCTTCTCGACGACCCCCGCCACGGGCGCGGGCGGCGGCTCGTCGGCGTGCGCGGACTGCGCCGCGCACCCGAGGAGCCAGCCGGCGATCAGCAGCCCGCCGAGGACCAGCAGGCGCCGTACGGAACGTCCCACGGCGGCGCGGCGCGGCAGGACGGATTCCGCCCCGACTCGAACCGCGCCACCTGCCACCGGACACCCTCCGCCGTCACCGATCCGTCCTCAACGAATGGCGACGATAGCACCACGGAAAGCTCTGGTGATGGCAAATTCAAGAGCGATCAAGGAATTTGTCGAGAACCCTGACGCCGAAGCGCAGGCCGTCCACGGGAACGCGCTCGTCGACCCCATGGAACATTCCGGAAAAGTCCAACTCTGGGGGCAATTTCAGCGGCGCGAAGCCGAAGCACCGCATGCCCAGCGTGGAGAACGCCTTGGCGTCCGTCCCGCCGCTCAGGCAGTACGGCACCGGCAGCGCGCCCGCGTCCTCCGAGGTCAGCGCCGCTTCCATCGCCGCGACGAGCGCGCCTTCGTAGTCCGTCTCGACCGCGCGGTCATGGTGGACGAAATCCCGCTGAACGTCCGGACCGAGAAGTTCGTCCACCACCGAGAAGAATTCCGTCTCGTGTCCGGGAAGAAAGCGCCCGTCCACCTGAGCCGTGGCGGTCTGCGGAATCACATTCGCCTTATATCCGGCATCCAGCCGCGTCGGATTGAGCGTGTTCCGCAGCGTCGCCCCGATCATTCGCGCGAGCGGCCCGATCTCCGCAAGGCACTTTTCCGGATGTTCCGGATCGAACTCGACGCCGTACGCCATGCAGGCCCGCTCCAGAAACGCCCGCACCGACTTCGTCAGCCGCACCGGGAACTCGTGCGCCCCCAGCCGCGCGACCGCCGCCGCCACCGCCGTGACCGCGTTGTCCGGATGCACCATCGACCCGTGTCCGGCCGTCCCCTTGGCGGTCAGGTTCATCCACGCGATGCCCTTCTCCGCCGTCTCGATGAGGTACATCCGCCGGTCCCCGGGCACCGTCAGGCTGAACCCGCCGACCTCCCCCACGGCCTCGGTGCACCCCTCGAACAGCTCGGGATGCTCCCGCACCAGCCAGTGCGCGCCCCACTTCCCCCCGGCCTCCTCATCGGCCAGGAAGGCGAGCACCACGTCCCGCGGGGGCCTGCGCCCCTCCCGCAGCCGCTGCCGCGCCACCGCGAGGATCATCGCGTCCATGTCCTTCATGTCCACGGCCCCGCGCCCCCAGACGCACCCGTCGGCGATCTCCCCGCCGAACGGGTCGCGCGTCCAGTCCTCCTTGCGCGCCGGCACCACGTCGAGATGCCCGTGCAGGAGCAGCGCGTCACGCCCCGGATCCTCCCCCTCGATCCGCGCGACCAGGCTGGCCCGACCCGGATGCGACTCGAAGATCCGGGCCTCCAGCCCGACCTCCTCCAGCTTCTCCGCGACGTACTCCGCCGCCACCCGCTCCCCCGGCCCCGAATGATCGCCCGGGTTGCTGGTATCGATCCGGATCAGCTCCTGGCAGAGCCGGACGACCTCGTCCTCAGCGGTCGGCTGCGGAACCACAATGATCACCTCGCGTCGCTTGCGTACCGTCCCATGGTGCCCCGCCGATCGACTTCGCCGCGACTCGTCACCTTTGGTATGGTGAACTCCGCCGCCGCAGCCCCGCTGCGGCCTGCGACCGGTCCGGGTGGCGGAATAGGCAGACGCGCTAGCTTGAGGTGCTAGTGCCCTTTACGGGGCATGGGGGTTCAAGTCCCCCCTCGGACACACAGTTTGTACATAGCTGGACGTTTCCGGGCATTCCGGAGCACCCTCGGAGAGCCAGTACGCACCCGAGGGTCGGCCCCTCCGTTGTTTGATCACTTCCTTCCGCTATCGGCGTGAAGGCCGTGACACCCTGGCCGCAAGCCGTGTGCCAGAACGGCGCAGGCCCCCCCGAGGCGTTGCGGCGTCAGCGTCGGCGTTCAATATTGATCTTCACCTCTTTCGGGGTGCCGGTCCGCAGGGTGCGGTCTTCGGGCTCGCAGGTAAGAGTGATCTTGCGGGTGCGTAGGTGATGGCCGTGGCGATTCGGCTGGTGCTCTTCGGCCTGCGCACCGTCCTGCACAGCGACCGACCTCCTCCAGAGCCGCAACGGCCGGATGGGGGCGGGCCCCATCCGGCCTTCGTGCCGGGTCAGCCGGTGTGGCGGGTCTGGTCGGGGACGTTGAAGCCGTTGACGCGGACGTCGGGCTTGGCGGACGTGGCGGAGTAGCGGGCGGTGATGGTCTGCTGCTCGCCGGGCCAGAGCGTGACGTCGTTGTCGCTCCAGCGAATCGGCAGCACCTGCTTGCCGCCGGCGAACAGGTCGGCCCGGGTGAACAGGGCCGGGGTGCCGCCGTGGCCGACGTTGCGGACGGTCACGCTCGTCACCATCTCGCGGCCCTCGCGACGAGTGGTGGCCTGGACCTTGATGTCGGCGGGCTTGAGGGCGCGCAGGCCGGTCAGGTCGGCGTAGCCGTCTCTCTGGAAGACCGCGAACCCGTTGGACGGGGTGTACTGGCCGGGCGCGTGCGTCTTCGGCCAGTCGACCTGGTCGGCCTTCGTCGACAGCCAGTACACGTTGCGGCTGACGACCTCGGTACCGCGGGTGAGGGTGAGCTTCTCGAAGTAGGTCTTGGAGATCCCGGACGGGACCTTCGGGTGCAGGACGGTCCGGACGTCCTGGCTGCCCAGCGCCCCGACGGGCGCGGTGGCGGTGGCGCGGACCTTGCCGTCGAGGTCGATGATCTGTGCGGTCGCGCGCAGGCCGTCCTGGCGGGCGCCGGTCAGGTTGGCGACCTTGATGGAGCCGTCGTCGTAGGAGTACATGACGTGCACGGGCTCGTTGGCCTTCTTCGCGCCGAAGTAGACGCCCGGCTGGTCGAAGTCGGAGCCGTACATGCTCCACTGCAGCGACGGCCACGCCTTGTTCAGCATCCAGTAGATGATCCCGGTGCTGGGATTCGCCTTGTCGGTGGAGTTGCCGATGTACGACTCGAACTGCGCGCGCGTCGCCTCGTACTCACCGAGCTGGACGGTCTTGTGGTACGAGCCGGCGTCCTTCCAGGGGCCGTACCGGTGCCACAGCGGGGTGTTGTAGACGCCCATCCGGGACAGGCGCGTGTAATCGGCGTAGAAGAACGTGTGGTACATGTCCTGGCCTGCGGTCTGGCCCTGCGCGGTCGCCGGGTCCCAGATCTTCTTCTGCTCGTCCGGGGTGAGGAAGCGGTTCAGCGAGTCCTGCGTCGGAATGGTGTTGCCGGTGCTGACCTCGGTGTCGAACCCCCAGGCGCTACCGGTCATGCTGAGCGTCGGGTCGTTGGTGTTGACGGTCTCCCGCCTGTTGTTCCACAGGGCGTTCGGCGGGAAATAGTTGTAGCCGCCCTCCTTGGTGCCGGCCGGCCCCAGCTTGGGCGACGACCTGTACTCCGCGGCGGCGACCTGGGGGA is a genomic window of Actinomadura citrea containing:
- a CDS encoding chaplin, with the protein product MRTWAKGTSRAVLTAGFVALGVSAIPVNAFADVTTGNGGVLSGNQVNAPISAPVDVSGNGVSLVGGSKAKSRGGAKVDQGGSGSGGGQRTSGKRGVVSGNQVNAPISLPVNACGNAVAVVGGAKAGCEGGAKVKGSGKGGQTTDGTDGVLAGNQVKAPISAPVNACGNAVAVVGGALAGCEGGSKVKSGGNTGSRQKTSGVRGVGSGNQADVPISVPVDVCGNAVGNAVAACEGGASVRNGGHRTGRQTTSGARGILSGNQGNAPISIPVTACGNAAALVGEAGALCEGGAHVRSGSGGDQQTSGVRGILSGNQGNAPISIPAEVCGNTAAVVGDAAAKCNGQSLVKGSHGSGAKTSGAQGTGSGNQANAPVQVPAEVCGNAAAVVGRAAGVCDEPGNGGYEPYSRTAGTGPRPGSKIDPPAVGGLDGVPVLNGGAGLAGGLPAQGGTARRTQRTALGGDSAPAAVSLLDTQALPGGAGLPRVNGRSAATGAPVANGLPELGNPQALGTAASKLGLVGLAKGTVLQGEQAPSAVSRSTGLPSTGLPKVGVLPDVNGVSQVLPGTKVLPQAQGLAGKSAPVRAGAQRVRPAEGAPGALALPATPVDLHGVATGEIADVPGGIGRIAPVASTKTITPGTRAGATLLAAVSGLLAAAAGTLVLTRRIRVGRR
- a CDS encoding M20/M25/M40 family metallo-hydrolase, translated to MIIVVPQPTAEDEVVRLCQELIRIDTSNPGDHSGPGERVAAEYVAEKLEEVGLEARIFESHPGRASLVARIEGEDPGRDALLLHGHLDVVPARKEDWTRDPFGGEIADGCVWGRGAVDMKDMDAMILAVARQRLREGRRPPRDVVLAFLADEEAGGKWGAHWLVREHPELFEGCTEAVGEVGGFSLTVPGDRRMYLIETAEKGIAWMNLTAKGTAGHGSMVHPDNAVTAVAAAVARLGAHEFPVRLTKSVRAFLERACMAYGVEFDPEHPEKCLAEIGPLARMIGATLRNTLNPTRLDAGYKANVIPQTATAQVDGRFLPGHETEFFSVVDELLGPDVQRDFVHHDRAVETDYEGALVAAMEAALTSEDAGALPVPYCLSGGTDAKAFSTLGMRCFGFAPLKLPPELDFSGMFHGVDERVPVDGLRFGVRVLDKFLDRS